The Butyrivibrio fibrisolvens genome window below encodes:
- a CDS encoding glycoside hydrolase family 5 protein, translated as MSRIKTDFLSKGIYMLVMIAVSCSILACGRNVNNLTVDTENTETDKVVATTQNPSIVYASEDMSVEELYKDMGNGMSLGNDLDVCDWDAIGSNKAIGYQAAAIYTTNPYSTWNASSYQYFSYDGSLHFVWNIESLNSENNTICDSFAIQIVSHESNAQNKAFTCSITNATFTTATGAKYTMSSLVGTHQLTIKNDVTQYLYQPMSTFDGVKTTGDVIGGKIEIDLKLEDFYYDVSSEISKLETYWGNPVATEDMIKAISDRGFKTIRIPVTYFNHMSDEGTIDPAFLDRVEEVVDWALKYDMYVIMSIQHDTGNDGWIKASESNYKNNKTKVEYMVRQIAEKFKDKDNHLILEGFNEMVNDKCQWDDYIPDKDLSVMNRWNQLFVDTVRTTEGNNADRYLLVNTYAAMPTKKVLDAFVLPSDTANNKILVGLHCYFNNDNMDQNFAVMTDFTKKYNVIIGEWAFWISKDGDNRIEGASMYMEYVKALGIPAIWWDNGHIKEMAIFDRKTLSWPNEELVDLIINGN; from the coding sequence ATGAGTAGGATCAAAACAGATTTTTTATCAAAAGGAATATATATGCTGGTGATGATAGCAGTATCATGCTCTATTCTTGCCTGCGGAAGAAATGTTAACAATCTGACTGTAGATACAGAAAATACTGAAACAGATAAGGTTGTTGCCACCACTCAGAATCCCAGCATCGTATATGCCAGTGAAGATATGTCTGTAGAAGAATTATACAAGGATATGGGCAATGGTATGAGCCTTGGTAATGATCTGGATGTATGTGATTGGGACGCGATAGGTTCTAATAAGGCTATAGGTTATCAGGCTGCGGCAATATATACTACAAATCCCTACAGTACATGGAATGCATCATCATATCAGTATTTTTCATATGACGGATCACTCCATTTTGTATGGAATATTGAATCGCTTAATTCAGAGAACAACACTATCTGTGATAGCTTTGCAATTCAGATTGTATCTCATGAAAGTAATGCTCAAAATAAAGCTTTTACATGCAGTATAACGAATGCAACCTTTACAACAGCAACTGGTGCCAAATATACCATGAGTAGTCTGGTAGGAACTCATCAGCTTACGATCAAAAATGATGTTACGCAGTATTTGTATCAGCCTATGTCAACATTTGACGGCGTAAAGACTACAGGAGACGTCATAGGTGGAAAGATTGAGATAGACCTTAAGCTAGAGGACTTTTATTATGATGTAAGTTCAGAGATATCCAAGCTCGAAACATATTGGGGCAATCCTGTTGCTACAGAAGATATGATCAAGGCAATCAGTGACAGAGGTTTTAAGACCATAAGAATACCTGTTACATATTTTAACCATATGTCTGATGAAGGAACTATAGATCCCGCCTTTCTTGACAGGGTAGAAGAAGTAGTTGACTGGGCTTTAAAGTATGATATGTATGTAATCATGAGTATTCAGCATGATACCGGTAATGACGGATGGATCAAAGCTTCCGAGTCTAACTATAAAAACAACAAGACAAAAGTTGAATATATGGTCAGACAGATCGCAGAAAAGTTTAAAGACAAAGACAATCATCTGATCCTTGAAGGTTTCAATGAGATGGTCAATGATAAGTGTCAGTGGGATGACTATATTCCTGACAAAGATCTAAGCGTTATGAACAGATGGAATCAGCTCTTTGTTGATACAGTTAGAACTACAGAAGGTAATAATGCAGATAGATATCTTCTTGTTAATACATATGCTGCAATGCCAACCAAGAAGGTCCTTGATGCATTTGTGCTTCCTTCTGATACTGCGAATAACAAGATACTGGTTGGACTTCACTGCTATTTTAACAATGACAATATGGATCAAAACTTTGCAGTAATGACAGATTTTACCAAAAAGTATAATGTCATAATCGGAGAATGGGCATTTTGGATCTCTAAAGATGGAGATAACAGAATTGAAGGTGCCAGTATGTATATGGAGTATGTGAAAGCTCTGGGGATACCGGCAATATGGTGGGATAACGGCCATATCAAAGAGATGGCAATATTTGACAGAAAAACACTGTCATGGCCCAATGAAGAACTTGTTGATCTGATTATAAACGGCAATTAA
- a CDS encoding glycosyltransferase family 2 protein, whose translation MELVSVIIPVYNQEKYLDKCIDTVLTGTYGNVECIIVDDGSTDNSPALCDEYKKDKRVKVIHKPNGGLTSARKAGFDVSKGEYITFIDSDDYVTKDYVEKLFKALTDAGADMSICGHYRDEDGKIIENTYPISDRILDGNITNDYILPIIGKIYAPGYENFPGYVWGKLYKRECITDKCFVSEREVYTEDDIFQMYVCENVNKIVFIKDKLVYYRDNVKSLTRRYRNGMWDMLKKRHQMVEEYFKTHNIKDNDRLIASAFYAIYVSVTNSYLHGNVTECVKELRAIRKDPFAVKTLKEIRTKLLRPRQKMFYMLFKLRCYHLVYHFRNTMF comes from the coding sequence ATGGAACTTGTTAGTGTGATAATTCCTGTATACAATCAGGAGAAATATTTAGATAAATGCATAGACACGGTATTGACCGGAACTTACGGAAATGTGGAATGTATTATTGTTGATGATGGGTCTACCGATAATAGCCCCGCTTTGTGCGATGAATACAAAAAGGACAAGCGCGTAAAGGTTATTCATAAACCTAACGGAGGATTAACAAGTGCCAGAAAAGCCGGTTTTGATGTTTCAAAGGGAGAATATATCACTTTTATTGATAGTGATGACTATGTAACGAAGGATTATGTAGAAAAGCTCTTTAAGGCACTTACAGATGCTGGTGCTGATATGAGTATCTGCGGTCATTATAGAGATGAAGACGGAAAGATTATAGAAAACACATACCCTATTTCTGATAGGATACTTGATGGTAATATTACGAACGATTATATTCTGCCAATCATTGGTAAAATATATGCTCCCGGTTATGAGAATTTTCCCGGATATGTATGGGGTAAGCTCTATAAAAGAGAATGTATAACAGATAAATGTTTTGTCTCTGAAAGAGAAGTATATACAGAGGATGATATCTTCCAGATGTATGTATGTGAAAACGTTAATAAAATTGTCTTTATTAAGGATAAACTGGTATACTACAGAGATAATGTAAAGTCTCTTACAAGAAGATACAGAAATGGGATGTGGGATATGCTTAAAAAGCGTCACCAGATGGTTGAAGAGTACTTTAAAACTCATAATATAAAAGATAATGACCGCCTTATTGCGTCAGCATTTTATGCAATTTATGTATCTGTTACAAATTCTTATCTACATGGAAATGTAACAGAATGCGTTAAAGAGCTAAGAGCGATCCGTAAAGATCCTTTTGCTGTAAAGACATTAAAAGAAATAAGGACAAAGCTTTTACGGCCAAGGCAGAAAATGTTTTATATGTTGTTCAAACTTAGATGCTATCATTTAGTTTATCATTTTAGAAATACAATGTTTTAA
- a CDS encoding glycosyltransferase family 2 protein, with amino-acid sequence MKKEVNAKISIVVPVYKTQDYIDRCIQSILGQSYQNFELILVDDGSPDNAGDICDEYARNDNRIKVIHQKNSGQSAARNNALKIATGDYYCFIDSDDYVADNLLERLYSLIVEKDADISFVGYSSFTGEQADVVADSAPDIFSYSNTDMIKNIHMVKDELYVVMWGKLFKKELFEGIQFPEGRICEDLHVLYRIYDKAKISVFSDEKLYYYYRGNVSSSTYSINKKFYDDVFWVLDKEIEYIDDRHPELGDYPRRTYMYWIVDLCKKTGGFISCGKMRSLYLKYRQLYRKSWYEKEKFFTFFYYMPSIYVLLKK; translated from the coding sequence ATGAAAAAAGAAGTAAATGCAAAGATCAGCATAGTCGTTCCGGTATATAAGACCCAGGATTATATTGATAGGTGTATACAAAGCATTTTGGGACAGAGTTATCAGAATTTTGAGCTTATTCTTGTAGATGATGGTTCGCCTGATAATGCAGGAGATATCTGCGATGAATATGCTCGTAATGATAATAGAATAAAAGTAATCCATCAAAAGAATTCCGGACAGTCGGCTGCAAGAAATAATGCGCTCAAAATTGCTACAGGGGATTATTACTGCTTTATAGATTCGGATGACTACGTAGCTGATAATCTGCTTGAAAGATTATATAGCCTGATAGTAGAGAAAGATGCAGATATATCTTTTGTCGGTTATAGTTCATTCACTGGTGAACAAGCTGACGTAGTAGCAGATTCTGCTCCTGATATCTTTTCGTATAGTAATACTGACATGATTAAAAATATACATATGGTAAAAGATGAACTGTATGTTGTCATGTGGGGCAAACTATTCAAAAAAGAGCTTTTTGAAGGAATACAGTTTCCAGAAGGAAGGATCTGTGAAGATCTGCATGTTCTGTACAGGATCTACGATAAGGCGAAAATCTCAGTATTTAGCGATGAGAAGCTTTATTATTATTATAGAGGCAATGTTTCAAGTTCTACGTACAGTATCAATAAGAAGTTCTATGATGATGTATTCTGGGTTTTGGATAAGGAGATAGAATATATCGATGACAGGCATCCTGAGCTTGGCGATTATCCAAGACGAACATATATGTACTGGATTGTTGACCTTTGTAAAAAAACAGGCGGCTTTATCTCTTGTGGGAAAATGAGAAGTCTTTATCTTAAATATAGACAGTTATACAGAAAGTCGTGGTATGAAAAAGAGAAATTCTTCACATTTTTTTATTATATGCCTAGCATATATGTATTATTAAAAAAGTGA
- a CDS encoding glycosyltransferase family 2 protein codes for MGKRDELITIIMPVYNVKEYISACVDSVINQTYRNFELILVDDGSTDESGTICDEYVQKDSRISVIHKENGGVSDARNIAIPVAKGNYICFVDPDDMLAPTYLQKLYETMIESGADLVACNYYSFNDGDVIPEDIWNGTHETLVITEKEMEDEAFAAEYTVKMVIPINKMYKRCIFDIIKYPVGKIHEDAYVYHHMLHEVQKVVYISDILYYYRLRKNSITNSGFKIKELEDSMGAVIDRIDFYHGLGKQRLTDIAIDGYLYFLWRNIDIMKKEGIKDYKELIKTYIRIFRNKIRYLKVSKDYPLKKLLKMYYIAYLKTDY; via the coding sequence ATGGGAAAAAGAGATGAACTTATAACAATAATTATGCCTGTTTACAATGTCAAAGAGTATATTTCGGCTTGTGTTGACAGTGTAATAAATCAGACATACAGGAATTTTGAACTTATTTTAGTTGATGACGGATCAACAGATGAAAGTGGAACAATATGTGATGAATATGTTCAGAAAGATTCAAGAATCTCTGTAATCCATAAAGAAAACGGCGGTGTATCAGATGCCAGAAATATAGCTATTCCGGTTGCAAAGGGGAATTATATCTGCTTTGTGGATCCTGATGACATGCTGGCTCCAACTTACCTGCAGAAGTTGTATGAAACAATGATTGAAAGCGGAGCAGATCTTGTAGCTTGTAATTATTATTCTTTTAATGACGGGGATGTAATTCCGGAAGATATTTGGAATGGAACTCATGAAACTTTGGTTATTACAGAAAAAGAAATGGAAGATGAAGCTTTCGCCGCGGAATATACTGTCAAAATGGTTATACCTATCAATAAGATGTATAAAAGATGTATTTTTGACATAATAAAATACCCTGTTGGTAAAATCCATGAAGATGCTTATGTGTATCACCACATGTTGCATGAAGTTCAAAAGGTAGTATATATATCTGATATTTTATACTATTATCGTCTTCGAAAGAATTCTATTACTAATAGCGGTTTTAAGATTAAAGAGCTGGAAGATTCCATGGGCGCAGTAATAGATCGAATTGATTTTTATCATGGCCTTGGTAAACAGAGGCTTACGGATATCGCAATAGACGGATATTTGTATTTCCTTTGGAGAAATATAGATATTATGAAAAAGGAAGGTATCAAAGATTATAAAGAACTGATCAAAACATATATCAGGATTTTCAGAAATAAGATCAGGTATTTAAAGGTGTCAAAGGACTATCCATTAAAGAAGCTATTAAAAATGTATTATATAGCATATTTGAAAACAGACTATTAA
- a CDS encoding glycosyltransferase family 2 protein, which translates to MKDLIQVIIPIYKAQEFLYRCLISIKNQTYTNFIVYLINDASPDNSLEICRKISQEDARFKVISLLKNSGPAHARNVGLEHADLKQGYIAFIDADDYIEPRYFEHLVNLLKDSDADFSWVSVNNTFEKEKLVFPEIDCDKEKIFSITGHDLLLREDLRIMYLMVWGKLFKSSLWKDVRFNEAYHYFEDGATTFKVIYKAGKVIVSDLKLYNYYYSENSVTRSGINTTKLIDGLNTEIDKIDFYKEKNEKDLMDMAYIAYLNTILGILRQTDKRQYKNLRSKVWKLYRQSYKNVFDNKNISNTQKLKYCLYRINPDIQKLYLKLKLG; encoded by the coding sequence ATGAAAGATCTCATACAAGTTATAATACCGATCTATAAAGCACAAGAATTTTTGTATAGATGTCTTATAAGTATTAAGAATCAGACATATACTAATTTTATAGTTTATTTGATCAATGATGCATCACCTGATAATAGCCTTGAAATCTGTCGCAAGATTTCACAGGAAGATGCGAGGTTTAAAGTAATATCTCTATTGAAAAACTCCGGACCGGCACATGCTAGAAATGTTGGACTTGAGCATGCTGATCTTAAACAAGGATATATAGCATTTATTGATGCTGATGATTATATTGAGCCTAGGTATTTTGAGCATCTTGTTAATCTATTAAAAGATAGTGATGCTGATTTTTCATGGGTTTCAGTTAATAATACCTTTGAAAAAGAAAAACTTGTTTTCCCTGAAATAGACTGTGATAAGGAGAAAATATTCTCTATTACAGGACATGACCTTCTTCTAAGAGAAGACCTAAGGATAATGTATCTTATGGTATGGGGCAAGCTTTTTAAGTCTTCTTTGTGGAAGGACGTTAGATTTAATGAAGCTTATCATTACTTTGAAGACGGAGCAACAACATTTAAGGTCATCTATAAAGCCGGGAAAGTAATAGTGTCCGATTTAAAACTATATAACTATTACTATTCTGAAAACTCTGTAACAAGAAGCGGAATAAATACTACAAAACTAATAGATGGCTTAAACACTGAAATAGATAAGATAGATTTTTATAAAGAAAAAAACGAAAAAGATCTTATGGATATGGCATATATTGCATATCTTAATACAATATTGGGAATTCTGAGGCAAACCGACAAAAGACAATATAAAAATCTTAGGAGTAAAGTCTGGAAGCTTTATAGACAGAGCTACAAAAATGTATTTGACAATAAAAATATAAGTAATACTCAAAAGTTAAAGTATTGCCTATATAGAATAAATCCTGATATACAGAAATTGTATCTTAAACTGAAACTTGGTTAA
- a CDS encoding lipopolysaccharide biosynthesis protein, with product MGSKKRIAINMIAQFITFIINVSINFVLTPYITKHVGKEVYGFVNLAFQTTGYVTIFTSALNAMVGRYITINLGKKDYKNANMYFSSVIVANLIISLALVIPSVFAILYLDRWLQIPMQYTTDVKILWMFIVIDFLLSLCTNCYGVATYASNRLDLAARRNTENTIIRAVSLILMFSIFAPRVWYVGFTKFICGFWIIVTNIYYTRTLVPQLRFNKLSIKFKAVADLVKVGIWNSVQQLSTILINGCDMLITNIYIDAASMTLMGFAKTVPNYLMSIIGIVSGSFGPEMTLLYSKGDMKAFEKYVKSAIKVCGFICSVPILGFITFGTKFFHLWLPTLTSGEVTTVQILSILILAQTIFDVYIYPLYTVNQITTRLRIPVLVSLGIGVANIIGSILLCVYTDLGVYAIQIVSSVLLTARVFFFAPIYASYTLNLKWWTFYGPLFRGALSSAITVVIFYGVLNVMTVNSWLMLVVAAIVCGVIGYTVNYYIVLNKAERIMAKEVIAKKLKLKKK from the coding sequence ATGGGTAGTAAGAAAAGAATAGCTATAAATATGATCGCACAGTTTATAACATTTATCATAAATGTTTCGATCAATTTTGTATTAACACCATACATAACCAAGCACGTTGGTAAAGAGGTTTACGGTTTTGTAAATCTGGCTTTTCAGACAACAGGGTATGTAACTATTTTTACATCAGCGCTTAATGCCATGGTAGGAAGATATATAACGATCAATCTTGGCAAAAAAGATTATAAAAATGCCAATATGTATTTTTCTTCGGTAATAGTTGCAAATCTTATCATATCACTTGCTCTTGTGATTCCTTCGGTATTTGCGATCCTTTATCTGGACAGATGGCTACAGATACCAATGCAGTATACTACTGATGTTAAGATACTGTGGATGTTTATAGTGATAGATTTTTTGTTGTCACTTTGTACTAACTGCTATGGCGTTGCTACATATGCAAGTAACAGACTTGATCTGGCAGCTAGACGTAATACTGAGAATACTATTATAAGAGCAGTATCACTTATACTCATGTTCTCTATATTTGCACCAAGAGTATGGTATGTAGGATTTACCAAGTTTATATGCGGTTTCTGGATCATAGTGACCAATATATACTATACAAGAACACTTGTTCCTCAGCTAAGATTTAATAAATTGTCAATTAAGTTTAAGGCTGTAGCGGATCTTGTAAAAGTTGGAATCTGGAATTCAGTCCAGCAGCTTTCTACAATTCTAATTAATGGATGTGACATGCTGATCACTAATATTTATATAGACGCTGCATCTATGACACTTATGGGATTTGCCAAGACTGTACCAAACTATCTTATGTCTATAATTGGTATAGTTTCCGGATCATTTGGTCCTGAGATGACTCTTCTGTATAGCAAGGGAGATATGAAAGCTTTTGAAAAATATGTAAAGAGTGCAATAAAAGTGTGCGGCTTTATATGCTCAGTTCCGATACTTGGATTTATAACTTTTGGAACCAAGTTTTTCCATTTATGGCTTCCTACCCTGACATCGGGAGAAGTTACGACAGTGCAGATATTGTCTATACTTATCCTTGCGCAGACAATATTTGATGTATATATATATCCTTTGTATACGGTTAACCAGATTACTACCAGACTTAGGATTCCTGTTCTCGTATCACTGGGAATAGGTGTTGCCAATATCATTGGTTCCATACTCCTTTGCGTTTATACAGACCTTGGAGTATATGCAATCCAGATAGTAAGCTCTGTACTGCTTACTGCGAGAGTATTTTTCTTCGCGCCTATATATGCGTCATATACTCTTAACTTAAAATGGTGGACATTCTATGGCCCGCTTTTTAGAGGAGCATTATCATCTGCGATAACAGTAGTTATTTTTTATGGGGTGCTTAATGTTATGACGGTTAATTCATGGCTTATGCTTGTAGTTGCTGCTATTGTCTGTGGAGTGATCGGATATACTGTTAATTACTATATTGTTTTGAATAAAGCAGAAAGGATTATGGCTAAAGAGGTTATAGCAAAAAAATTGAAACTAAAAAAGAAATGA
- a CDS encoding glycosyltransferase family 2 protein: MNDILVSVIVPIYNVEKYLPKCIDSIICQTYKNIEIILVDDGSPDSCGQICENYKKKDSRIKVIHKENGGLSDARNAGISIASGCYYIFIDSDDYIHECMIEILVEGVVSTGSDIAVCSFGNVKEDDKIDNHSRINTGSYKLISEDIDRLSYFYGDKYTEFTVAWNKIYPASFFKEIKYPKGKIHEDEFTTYKLLELAKKIAYIDVPLYYYVSRSSSIMGEEFSLKRLHRLDAISERMDHYLSLGKYDWYEKNLFLYRIFYVRYYKAVKKQKMDIDILKEYFKTYKKSVLKNILKTNISIKKKLGYIYLALFPDMYIEKKL; encoded by the coding sequence ATGAATGATATATTGGTATCAGTAATAGTGCCTATCTATAATGTAGAGAAGTACCTTCCTAAATGTATAGATAGCATAATATGCCAAACATATAAGAATATCGAGATAATACTTGTTGATGACGGGTCACCGGATAGTTGTGGTCAGATCTGCGAAAACTATAAAAAGAAGGACAGTAGGATCAAAGTAATCCATAAAGAAAACGGTGGACTGTCAGATGCCAGGAATGCTGGGATAAGCATTGCAAGCGGATGTTATTATATATTTATTGACTCTGATGATTATATACATGAATGTATGATTGAAATCCTGGTAGAAGGCGTTGTTTCTACAGGTTCTGACATAGCTGTGTGCAGTTTCGGAAATGTCAAAGAAGATGACAAAATAGATAATCATTCAAGGATAAATACAGGATCCTATAAGCTTATTAGTGAAGACATAGATAGGCTTTCATATTTTTATGGTGATAAATATACAGAATTTACTGTGGCCTGGAACAAGATATATCCTGCATCTTTTTTTAAAGAAATAAAGTATCCAAAAGGTAAAATTCATGAAGATGAGTTTACGACATATAAACTTTTGGAACTTGCCAAGAAGATTGCATATATAGATGTTCCTCTTTATTATTATGTCAGTCGAAGTTCAAGTATTATGGGAGAAGAGTTTAGTCTTAAAAGACTTCATAGACTTGATGCAATATCTGAAAGAATGGATCATTATCTGTCCTTAGGCAAATATGATTGGTATGAAAAGAACTTGTTTCTTTATAGGATATTCTATGTCAGATATTATAAAGCTGTTAAAAAGCAAAAAATGGATATAGATATATTAAAAGAATACTTTAAGACTTACAAGAAAAGTGTCCTAAAGAATATTTTAAAAACAAACATCAGTATTAAGAAAAAGTTAGGATACATTTATCTGGCACTATTTCCGGATATGTATATAGAAAAGAAGTTATAA
- a CDS encoding Coenzyme F420 hydrogenase/dehydrogenase, beta subunit C-terminal domain gives MNKIDDISFRGENEFYFSATSNNEKVYYEKSYFDLYYESFLRSVSYRDNCYSCRYAKIDRVSDLTIGDYWGLDKSSLHKPYLGRVSEILVNTAKGKALLDKAGDYLHTEQASLKVAIDHNEQLSHPSDFPADRNVFVEAFKGDFIKASYKTAIGKRIKKVIMKKRLKRLLKGFKSSK, from the coding sequence ATAAACAAAATAGATGATATTTCATTTAGAGGCGAAAATGAGTTTTATTTTTCTGCGACTAGTAATAATGAGAAAGTCTATTATGAAAAATCATACTTTGATTTGTATTACGAATCCTTTTTGAGAAGTGTTTCATATAGAGATAATTGCTATTCATGTAGATATGCTAAGATAGACCGTGTTTCGGATCTTACAATAGGAGATTATTGGGGGCTTGATAAGTCTTCATTGCACAAGCCTTATCTGGGAAGGGTATCAGAGATACTTGTTAATACAGCTAAGGGAAAAGCACTTCTTGATAAGGCAGGAGATTATCTCCATACAGAACAGGCTAGTCTTAAAGTGGCTATAGATCATAACGAGCAGCTTTCGCACCCGTCTGATTTCCCTGCTGATAGAAATGTGTTTGTAGAAGCGTTTAAAGGGGACTTTATTAAAGCTTCATACAAAACCGCCATTGGTAAGAGAATTAAGAAAGTGATAATGAAGAAGAGACTAAAAAGACTTTTAAAAGGCTTTAAATCTTCTAAATAA
- a CDS encoding 4Fe-4S binding protein, whose translation MELCDTNKCTGCRACMNACPKEAISMGHDKLLKTIPVIDNTKCVNCGMCKKACPVLNESKYSKADVCLAAWTCDKEDQKTCSSGGIATALSKLVFQNGGKVFGCDFDDDFNLTIRPAESLDDIERFKKSKYVQSSTGDSYKKVKEYLEQDLEVLYIATPCQIDGLLHFLKKEYEKLYTIDIICHGVPPIEYLKQYIAFLKRHIE comes from the coding sequence ATGGAACTGTGTGATACGAATAAATGTACCGGGTGTAGGGCATGTATGAATGCGTGTCCTAAAGAAGCTATATCTATGGGACATGATAAACTTCTAAAGACTATTCCGGTAATTGACAATACAAAATGTGTAAATTGCGGGATGTGCAAGAAGGCGTGCCCAGTTTTAAATGAGTCAAAATACTCTAAGGCAGATGTATGCCTTGCTGCCTGGACTTGTGATAAAGAGGACCAGAAGACTTGTTCCTCTGGTGGAATAGCGACAGCACTTTCTAAGCTTGTCTTTCAAAATGGTGGCAAGGTTTTTGGATGTGATTTTGACGATGATTTTAATCTGACTATCAGACCGGCAGAGTCTTTAGATGATATTGAGAGATTCAAGAAGTCTAAATATGTCCAAAGCAGTACCGGAGATTCTTATAAAAAGGTTAAAGAGTATCTGGAACAGGATCTGGAAGTACTATATATAGCTACTCCATGTCAGATAGATGGACTCCTTCACTTTTTGAAAAAAGAATATGAAAAGCTTTATACCATAGATATAATCTGTCATGGAGTTCCACCAATAGAGTATCTTAAGCAATACATAGCTTTTCTTAAAAGACATATAGAATAA
- a CDS encoding polysaccharide pyruvyl transferase family protein, with product MKVGIMSMQRIINYGSFLQSYSLKKNFEALGAETTFVDYVPGEVLVSKNEGKDGKLSKILNKVRSHVLFPRKNNNELMNSYWRDYQKLDSSFYSDVLPLLGVTKEKNYKPELDALVIGSDEVFNCLQANPDVGYSKELFGYDNRAQKLCTYAASFGNTTEDGLRDYGIYDEVKSMIGRFDALSARDKNTYDILNKMYDGYICKNVDPVFLYDYHDEVDNIKVEEDNYIVVYAYAKRFSQKESANIIRFAKKHNKKIICLCAPQEYIEGYKALKPFEILAYVKHADYVITDTFHGSVFSIKYNKRFATFVRNTGASGNNEKLNDLLATFGLSDRSVQNARDLESILDREIDYDNVNTTIDNEVLKGKNYLKSILES from the coding sequence ATGAAAGTCGGTATAATGTCAATGCAGCGGATCATAAACTATGGTTCGTTTTTACAATCATATAGTTTAAAGAAGAATTTTGAAGCTTTAGGTGCAGAAACTACATTTGTAGATTATGTACCAGGTGAAGTTCTGGTATCTAAAAACGAGGGAAAAGATGGGAAGCTTAGTAAAATACTAAATAAAGTAAGATCACATGTGCTTTTTCCAAGAAAAAATAATAATGAGTTAATGAACTCTTATTGGAGAGATTATCAAAAGCTTGATTCATCATTCTATAGTGATGTATTACCTCTTCTTGGTGTGACAAAAGAGAAGAATTATAAACCAGAGCTTGATGCGCTTGTTATAGGCAGTGATGAAGTTTTCAACTGTCTTCAGGCCAATCCTGATGTAGGATATTCAAAAGAATTGTTTGGATATGATAACAGGGCTCAAAAGCTCTGCACATATGCTGCTTCGTTTGGGAATACCACAGAAGACGGCCTTAGAGACTATGGTATTTATGATGAAGTGAAATCTATGATTGGCAGATTTGATGCACTATCTGCCAGGGATAAAAATACATACGATATTTTAAATAAGATGTATGATGGCTATATCTGCAAGAATGTGGATCCTGTTTTTCTATATGATTACCATGATGAAGTAGACAATATCAAAGTTGAAGAGGATAACTACATCGTAGTATATGCATATGCTAAAAGATTCTCCCAAAAAGAATCTGCAAATATAATAAGGTTTGCAAAAAAACACAACAAAAAAATAATATGTCTGTGTGCTCCTCAGGAATATATAGAGGGATACAAAGCGCTAAAGCCATTTGAAATCCTTGCATATGTTAAGCATGCTGATTATGTGATAACAGACACATTCCACGGAAGTGTGTTTTCAATCAAGTATAACAAAAGATTTGCGACATTTGTCAGAAACACTGGTGCCTCGGGCAATAATGAAAAGCTTAATGATCTTCTTGCAACATTTGGACTTTCAGACAGATCTGTACAAAATGCCAGGGATCTTGAATCAATACTAGATAGAGAAATTGATTATGATAATGTTAACACTACTATAGATAATGAAGTATTAAAGGGGAAGAACTATTTAAAAAGTATTCTTGAATCTTAA